The nucleotide sequence cacttgtgTACACACATGTGTACTCACATTCTGAAGCGTTAGCAGTCTGTTATAAATAGGTTAGTAGGTTCATTCTATCTCCATGGTTTAAGTCTTTATAATGTAGGGTACTAAGCAGACAGTCGGGTCTACCTCGCTGCTTCAGTTGGATCCCCTCATCTGTATGTGGCGCCCGTAAATATAGCTAACCGTCCCACTCCCTgtccaccctccatcccctcttagCCCGGGACGAGCCAGATGAGATGTCGGCTCAGTTAAGGCCCGGGAACATGACATGGTGACCCAGAGTGGAAGGGTGACACGTGCCGTACTCACTGGGTGGCCTCTCTTGGCCACTTGACTTGTCACTACCTGGCTCCTGGCTCAGGCAAAAACGGGTCTGCTCCAGCAATCCCACAATCCCATTAGAGCAGCACAGAGGAGTGTCAAAGCGGAGCTGCTAGCTGATATTACATGGCTGTCAGGCTGACACACTGGTCCCATATAGAGGGGTCTGGATGGGGAAAAGATAGAAGGTGAAAGCCACATTAGCTGCAGTTGACGCTGCATTACTGTCGTATTCGACTGACTTGAGTTGGATGTTTCCTCAGCATTGTGAAAGAGACAACTGAGCAACTATGAACCCatagttcatgtgtgtgtgtgtgtgtgtgtgtgtttaggtcaTGTGTGTGTATTGCATCATGAAAATGCAGATACAGGCTCATTCAATCTGTTCGGATTGTTGTACACGGCAGACTGTCGTGTAATTTAAGCTCAGGCACCTGCTTTGATGCTCCCAAAAGGACCTGATCTAGGTCAATCGATTAGCAAAGGTGGAGCAGAGGGCCCTGTGGTGGAGCAGAGGGCCCTGTGGTGGAGCAGAGGGCCCTGTGGTGGAGCAGAGGGCCCTGTGGTGGAGCAGAGGGCCCTGTGGTGGAGCTGGACTCACAGAACTATTGTGTTTTCTGTTCCAGGTCTTGCTGGTGAGCAGCAGTCGGCACCCGGACCAGTGGATCGTCCCAGGTGGAGGGATGGAGCCTGAGGAGGAGCCCTGTGGTGCAGCGGTCAGAGAGGTGTTTGAAGAGGTGAGTTCACCTGTCATAATATACAGGAAAGATCCAaccattttgaatgttatattgtttttgtgcatctctgagcGATGTTCTGTCAATTCCCggggtcatttcatgttttcatatGATGCAAAACCTTTTCAGATACACATAAAAATTAAAGAATGACCTGGGAGTCGATAGAGCATCgctcagagatgcacaaaaacaatatCACATTCAGAATGATTGGATCTTTACTTTAATCCAATCAGTCATCACCATAATCATCAGTGATGATGAATTTGAAATGAATCACAAAGTGGGTGTGTAACTAATAGCTATATGCACGCACAAAACACACATTGATCTGATGGTCATTCATTGATTTGTCTGTAAAGAACATGCCTTTTAGGGATGGGTGAGACTATTGTAATGTGTTAGTTGTAAACTCTGGCTTCAAGTAATGTAGTGATCATGTCATCTATATGAGTATAAAAAGTATTGCTGGCCCCTGATTggtcatttaaaggcaatgtgcAGACCCTACATTTTCTCATAtacagtatgagagagagagagagagagagacactctatAATTCACCACTGCCTTCCTTGTGGCATGTGACTGACCTTGTCGATCTCCTGGGATATCTCACTGGCACTTCACAGCATGTCCTCTCCGAAGTGGCTTCACAGCTAAAAAGGGTTCCATTCTGAGAGACTTGATGTATGCAATGATAGTGGGTGACGGGAACTCACTTTTGACATGACACAATTGGGAGGTACATTTTGGTGGGTGCAAAGTGAGTTTGTAGAGAAAGGACTGAGGAGCTCGTGGTATTCCAAAGGTCCAGCTGGTGGGAAACCTAACGTACTTGGGTACGTCAGCAGGCTAAACTTGGCTCCCTGCTGGATTCCAGCACATTCACAGGTCCTAAAGCCTGTCCAGTGGACGTGGGCAGATTCTTTGTGAAGCTTGATAAAGGGGCAGGAAGGGGAATAGGGGATGGGTCATGTGTTTTTTTGGAAACAGTAACCTCTGATTTTGACCTCTAAATATACAGCAGGACTGGGTTTGTGTTGTGATATTCAATCATGTTATATTGGTTAACGTGTTCTGAtctcgcacacacgcacacgcacacgcacacacacacacacacacacacacacacacacacacacacacacacacacacacacacacacacacacacacacacacacacacacacacacacacacacactctctctatcttcaCATCTCAACACACTCCTAATTCCAGTCAAAGGTTTTCATTCTAAACCCCCACACAGTATTGTCAAGTATTGGGATTTCTCTACTTTCCTTTTTAATCTAACACAAGTGTTTTGGTTTGTCAAATAGCCATAGGCCCAATACTTCATCTCACATCCCCCTaatgcctctcttctctctcccaccagGCAGGAGTGAAAGGCAAGTTGGGACGTCTCCTAGGTGTGTTTGAGGTAAGGTGTGACTCTGGGCTGACAGTAATTATAAGACAGTTACATTTTTACTCCCTGAAAAACTGTCATTGCTCTCTTGTGTAAATTGTCACATGAATGGAATTCAAGAATAGaaaattagtggatttggttgATGCCTAGTCAAGGGTTGATAAACTACCCTAAAGCATGTGCACCCTCTGAAAGCAGCTGTTTTTTCTTGAGGTGCCACAGGTAGAGATTCTTCCAACCTGAATTTTGAAATGTAGTTTTCTTTTCAACTTTACAGCAGAATCAGGACCGAAAGCACCGAACGTACGTTTACGTATTGACCGTGACGGAGACATTGGAAGCATGGGAAGACTCTGTCAACATAGGTGAGTTTATGGTCACATGACATCaggactagaggtcaaccgattaatagGCATGGCTGATTCATTAGGGCCAGTTTCAAGTATTCATAACAATCGGtcatctgtatttttggacgccgattatggccgattacattgcattcaACGAGGAAACTGCGTGcaaggctgaccacctgttatgcgagtgcagcaaggagccaaggtaagtttctagctagcattaaaaaacaatcaatcttcacatagttactagttaactacacatggttgatgatattactaggttaactagcttgtcctgcgttgcgtataatcaatgtggtgtctgtacattttttattgaatcacagcctactttgccaaacgggggatgatataacaaaagcgcattcgtgaaaaaaagcacaatcgttgcacgaatgtacctaaccataaacatcaatgactttttaaaaatcaatacacagaagtatatatttttaaacctgcatatttagtttaaataaattaatgttagcaggcaatattaactagggaaattgtgtcacttctcttgcagtcattgcacacagagtcggtataagcaacagtttgggctgcctggctggttgcaaactaatttgccagaattttacgtaattatgacgtaacattgaaggttgtacaatgtaacaggaatattaaGACTTAGGGTTGAATACAGAagggttctgtatttcactgaaagaataaacgttttgttttcgaaatgatagtttctggattttaccatattaatgacttgaattcctgtgtttattatattattattaagtcTACGATTTGattgagcagtctgactgagcggtggtaggcggcagcaggcttgtaagcttTCATTCAAACTTTACTGTGTTTTCCAGCTGCTCTTAGCAATGCTTTCTTCACAgttctgtttatgacttcaagcctatcaactcctgagattaggctggcaatcctaaagtgcctattagaacatccaatagtcaaaggtatatgaaatacaaatggtatagagagaaatagtcgatgcatcataattcctataataattaCAACCTAacacttcttaactgggaatattgaagaactgggaatattgaaccaccagctttcatatgttctcatgttctgagcaaggaacttaaacgttagcttttttacacggcgtatattgcacttttactttcttctccaacactgtgtttttgcattatttaaaccaaattgagcatgtttcattatttatttgagactaaatagattttatttccgtattatattaagttataataaaagtgttcattgttcattcagtattgttgtcatTGCCATTATCAttcgattaatcggtatcggcttttttgagTCCTCCAATGAtcagtatcggcattgaaaaatcataatcggtcgacctctaatcaggACTTCAATGTCTAGTATAATAATATGTTTTTCCAGGAAAGATATTGCCAGTTCCAACAGGCCTCACATACTAAATAATGAAATCCCACTCACTGACTAAAAGGCCTGGGATTGCAGAAAACAAGCAACAAACAAGTTCAATATTTTTCCAATAATATCCGGCTTCACCTAATCTAAAGTTTGGAGTCATAACACATAAATTCCAAAGTGGCTGATTAAGACTCAACTTATGCTGCTAACAGCTAAATCACACCAGCCTGCTGGCTTTGGAGAGGTGGACTAAAATAGCTGGTAAACGGTAGAGTAAAATGTGAACGTGCGATTGGATTACCGAGCAGATGAAATCCATTAATCATCCTTTAGACTTAAGTCTTTTTCCTGGGTGGCTGGAGCTTTCAGTCCTTATAGATCTTACAGTAGGCAGAATATCAGCCTCAGTCTTTCTTTCGGTTTTGTTtactgtcacgaaccggctcaaagcccgtaacaaaagggagacaacaTGGAGATAAGGAGtgacaaaagatatatttattaactaaagcaactaaggaaaatatccaatggtgtgtgtaatcagtagtgtaagtgtgtgttttgcatgaatgaatgtgataatgcagggtgttgaaaggtgccaaagcaaacaaacaaaaggccaccaagaaccacaacacaatctacaaaggtgtctgcatggagagagtctcctccatgaatgtggaagaggtctatttatcctgggagacaactggcccaggtgtttcccatgaagctgacgaccctcccaactccgcccaccggcatcctaataaggaaacaagaacaaagacagaatacggcagacaagagtgggagggtcgtcacattacCGACTTAACCGCACCAATATTTGTTCCTTTGCACTAATAGTCCTCATTCCCGTTAACACACAGGATTACCAAACATGGGCTACAACTTGTTCCTCAAAAAGAATGTTGTTAAAGCATGCCACTGTGAATGACCTTTAAATGAGCTCATGTCTATGGCCTCATCTTCACGCAATAACAATGTAGCTGTTGTTAGAGATAATCAATGTATTCTGATAACTTCTATTCTGGAAACATGTATTCAAACGGGCTATTAGCACCCTTCACAAGACTTTAGGTAGGCTGAAATTAATAGGGTCATTTTGAATGTTTAGATGGGCATGTTTGCAGATTGGTAATGGGATATCTGAATATTTTATTGACAGTGCCACATGGGGTTGATCCAGATCCCATATCTTtgtgagatccccatccctcaaAGGGCAAATGTCACACTAAGTTCATGTGGAAAACCCCAGTAGTTCTGACTGCTGATTGGTTATTGGGAGTGTATTAAAGAGCTTCCCCCCCCCCCTGTGGTCAACAGCAGGAGTGATTGAcactcagtctctgtctccccctgcagGTCGTAAACGGGAGTGGTTCACAGTGGACGAAGCCATCAAAGTCCTGCAGCACCACAAGCCGGACCACGCTGAGTATTTGAAGCGGCTTCATCTCAGCTGCTCTCCAACTAATGGGAACTCCCTGCTCCCCAGCCAGCCCCCTAATGACAACTTCCCCCGTTACGGCCCCCTCACGACAGGATCTGTTCTGGGCCCCTCGCGCAGATAGGATTGGCCCCTTCCCACGCCTATGAACTATCTTCTACCTGTACAGATACACTATAAAACTGACATTTTGCATGAATATACAAATCCTCAGAGTCACGGCTCACGCCACATGTATGTAAATTACTGAATACTTGGACAAACCAAAGCCATACTTGGAACTGTGTCTGGATGATTCAGTTAAGGAATGCCTTTCAGTAACGTCTTTAAGAATATTCTATTGGGGtcaattgtattattattttcatcCATAATTAAGTAAATCACACAACATGGCTGCCACAA is from Oncorhynchus gorbuscha isolate QuinsamMale2020 ecotype Even-year linkage group LG14, OgorEven_v1.0, whole genome shotgun sequence and encodes:
- the LOC123994409 gene encoding diphosphoinositol polyphosphate phosphohydrolase 3-beta-like; protein product: MKFKPNQTRTYDGEGFRKRAACLCFKNEREEEVLLVSSSRHPDQWIVPGGGMEPEEEPCGAAVREVFEEAGVKGKLGRLLGVFEQNQDRKHRTYVYVLTVTETLEAWEDSVNIGRKREWFTVDEAIKVLQHHKPDHAEYLKRLHLSCSPTNGNSLLPSQPPNDNFPRYGPLTTGSVLGPSRR